A region from the Natronoarchaeum mannanilyticum genome encodes:
- the uvrB gene encoding excinuclease ABC subunit UvrB, with product MRDANSGPLSPDRPEQERPFRVEAPFEPAGDQPEAIEQLAEGYRQGADEQTLLGVTGSGKTNTVSWVIEEIQKPTLVIAHNKTLAAQLYEEFKNLFPDNAVEYFVSYYDYYQPEAYVEQTDTYIDKDASINDEIDKLRHSATRSLLTRDDVIVVASVSAIYGLGDPANYEAMSLRLEDGQQIDRDELLSRLVDLNYERNDVDFTQGTFRVRGDTVEIYPMYGRYAVRVELWGDEIDRMTKVDPMHGEVKSEEPAVLLHPAEHYSVEDDTLEDAIEMIESDLEDRIAYFERKGDMLAAQRIEERTTFDLEMMREAGYCSGIENYSVYLADRESGEAPYTLMDYFPDDFLTVIDESHQTIPQIKGQYAGDKSRKDSLVENGFRLPTAYDNRPLTFEEFEEKAGKSLYVSATPGDYEREHSAQIVEQIVRPTHLVDPKVEVSDATGQVEDLMDRIDKRIERDERTLVTTLTKRMAEDLTEYLEESGVDVAYMHDETDTLERHELIRSLRKGEIDVLVGINLLREGLDIPEVSLVAILDADQQGFLRSETTLVQTMGRAARNVNGEVVLYADEMTDAMEAAIDETQRRRKIQQEYNEEHGFEATTIEKEIGETNLPGAETDTSGVAGEGPGDEEEAARRVEELEKQMQEAANNLEFELAADIRDRMRELREEFDLGGTDDEGIAPEPDSEF from the coding sequence ATGAGAGACGCCAATTCCGGGCCGCTGTCGCCGGACCGACCGGAGCAGGAGCGCCCGTTTCGAGTCGAGGCGCCCTTCGAGCCCGCGGGCGATCAGCCCGAGGCCATCGAGCAGCTCGCGGAGGGCTACCGACAGGGTGCCGACGAACAGACGCTTTTGGGGGTGACCGGGTCGGGCAAGACCAACACCGTCTCGTGGGTGATCGAGGAGATCCAGAAACCCACGCTGGTCATCGCCCACAACAAGACGCTGGCCGCCCAGCTCTACGAGGAGTTCAAGAACCTGTTCCCGGACAACGCGGTCGAGTACTTCGTCTCCTACTACGACTACTACCAGCCCGAGGCCTACGTCGAGCAGACCGACACCTACATCGACAAGGACGCCTCGATCAACGACGAGATCGACAAGCTGCGCCACTCCGCGACGCGATCGCTCCTGACGCGGGACGACGTGATCGTCGTCGCTTCCGTCTCTGCGATCTACGGGCTGGGCGACCCGGCGAACTACGAGGCGATGAGCCTCCGCCTCGAGGACGGGCAGCAGATCGATCGCGACGAGCTCCTGAGTCGCCTCGTCGACCTGAACTACGAGCGCAACGACGTCGACTTCACGCAGGGCACGTTCCGCGTCCGGGGCGACACCGTCGAGATCTACCCGATGTACGGCCGGTACGCCGTCCGCGTCGAGCTGTGGGGCGACGAGATCGATCGCATGACGAAGGTCGATCCGATGCACGGCGAGGTCAAAAGCGAGGAACCCGCCGTGTTGCTCCACCCCGCGGAGCACTACTCCGTCGAGGACGACACGCTCGAGGACGCCATCGAGATGATCGAGTCCGACCTCGAGGATCGGATCGCGTACTTCGAGCGCAAGGGCGACATGCTCGCCGCCCAGCGCATCGAGGAGCGCACCACGTTCGACTTAGAGATGATGCGCGAGGCGGGCTACTGTTCGGGGATCGAGAACTACTCGGTGTACCTCGCGGATCGGGAATCGGGCGAGGCGCCCTACACCCTGATGGACTACTTCCCCGACGACTTCCTGACCGTGATCGACGAGTCCCACCAGACGATCCCCCAGATCAAGGGCCAGTACGCCGGCGACAAGTCCCGGAAGGACTCGCTGGTCGAGAACGGCTTCCGACTGCCGACGGCCTACGACAACCGCCCCCTGACGTTCGAGGAGTTCGAGGAGAAAGCCGGGAAGTCGCTGTACGTCTCGGCGACGCCCGGCGACTACGAGCGCGAGCACTCCGCCCAGATCGTCGAGCAGATCGTTCGGCCCACCCACCTCGTCGACCCGAAAGTCGAGGTGTCGGACGCCACCGGGCAGGTCGAGGACCTGATGGACCGGATCGACAAGCGCATCGAGCGCGACGAGCGAACGCTCGTCACGACGCTCACCAAGCGCATGGCCGAGGACCTCACCGAGTACCTCGAAGAGTCGGGCGTCGACGTCGCGTACATGCACGACGAGACCGATACCTTAGAGCGCCACGAGCTGATCCGGTCGCTCCGCAAGGGCGAGATCGACGTGCTCGTCGGCATCAACCTCCTGCGCGAGGGGCTGGACATCCCCGAGGTGTCGCTCGTGGCGATCCTCGACGCCGACCAGCAGGGATTCTTGCGCTCCGAGACGACGCTCGTCCAGACGATGGGGCGCGCCGCGCGAAACGTCAACGGCGAGGTCGTGCTGTACGCCGACGAGATGACCGACGCGATGGAGGCCGCGATCGACGAGACCCAGCGCCGCCGGAAGATCCAGCAGGAGTACAACGAGGAACACGGGTTCGAGGCGACCACGATCGAGAAGGAGATCGGCGAGACGAACCTGCCGGGCGCGGAAACCGACACGAGCGGCGTCGCCGGCGAGGGCCCCGGCGACGAGGAGGAAGCCGCCCGCCGGGTCGAGGAACTCGAAAAACAGATGCAGGAGGCCGCGAACAACCTGGAGTTCGAGCTCGCGGCGGACATCCGCGACCGGATGCGCGAACTGCGCGAGGAGTTCGATCTGGGCGGCACGGACGACGAGGGTATCGCGCCCGAACCGGATTCGGAGTTCTGA
- a CDS encoding M48 family metalloprotease: MALSADRRFTLRMAIALGLIVALPFAFGLAMHWVFFEVVPTLYAAWVSGVPTDGIQAPGANGLGVSYFALTGLLVAGLVAQFVFGDRFALRSSGARRVDREDRPDLHARVDRLAQRADLPAPDVAVVPEDDVPNAFAVGRSPRSSTVVVTQGLLDTLDGDELDAVIAHELAHVKNRDGALMTVAYLLPSLTYAVAAAAYFLLIHSPRTLLYADFDVDDDAGPAILGIVAVFLVTSLLTLLLSALFWAASYLMHRILSRYREYAADRGAAALTDPFALASALEAIDEEMQAAPDTDLRLEDGGIEALYVAPLETELFDRDDDALLSRDIFPATHPPTDERIGRLTDAGEERY, encoded by the coding sequence ATGGCCCTCTCTGCCGACAGGCGATTCACGCTGCGCATGGCGATCGCGCTCGGGCTGATCGTCGCGCTGCCGTTCGCGTTCGGCCTCGCGATGCACTGGGTGTTCTTCGAGGTCGTGCCGACGCTGTACGCCGCGTGGGTCAGCGGCGTCCCCACCGACGGCATCCAGGCGCCGGGGGCGAACGGCCTCGGGGTCTCGTATTTTGCGCTCACCGGGCTGCTGGTCGCCGGGCTGGTCGCCCAGTTCGTCTTCGGCGACCGGTTCGCGCTGCGCTCCAGCGGCGCGCGGCGGGTCGACCGCGAAGACCGTCCCGACCTGCACGCACGCGTCGATCGCCTCGCCCAGCGCGCCGACCTCCCGGCGCCCGACGTCGCGGTCGTCCCCGAGGACGACGTTCCCAACGCCTTCGCCGTCGGTCGCTCGCCGCGTTCCTCGACCGTCGTCGTCACGCAGGGCCTGCTGGACACGCTCGACGGCGACGAGCTCGACGCCGTGATCGCCCACGAACTCGCACACGTCAAAAACCGCGACGGCGCTCTCATGACCGTCGCGTACCTGCTGCCGTCGCTGACCTACGCCGTCGCCGCGGCGGCCTACTTCCTGTTGATCCACTCGCCCCGCACGCTCCTTTACGCCGACTTCGACGTCGACGACGACGCCGGCCCGGCGATCCTCGGCATCGTCGCCGTCTTCCTCGTCACGTCGCTGCTGACGCTGCTGCTCTCGGCGCTGTTCTGGGCCGCGAGCTACCTCATGCACCGGATCCTCTCGCGCTACCGGGAGTACGCCGCCGACCGCGGCGCGGCGGCGCTCACCGATCCGTTCGCGCTGGCCAGCGCGCTCGAAGCGATCGACGAGGAGATGCAGGCCGCCCCCGACACGGATCTCCGACTGGAAGACGGCGGCATCGAGGCGCTGTACGTCGCACCCCTGGAGACAGAGCTGTTCGACCGCGACGACGACGCCCTGCTCAGCCGCGACATCTTTCCGGCGACGCACCCGCCGACCGACGAGCGAATCGGTCGGCTGACCGACGCGGGTGAGGAGCGGTACTAG
- a CDS encoding DUF7342 family protein, with the protein MTDRGLDSWTDDLTARERVREIATTLTSPRSVEWVREEAQVSSWQTAKDELEMLVQFGQVQAIDGDDGNTKYAPNYQRRYFDELAELINDHARDELREQIADVQAEIDEWKSEFEVESRDELESTLAEEGLSGEEVRRRNEILRQWERYEDNKRLLQHALELYDDARSLHPGADDPSNSSLSVSQ; encoded by the coding sequence ATGACCGACCGAGGCCTCGATTCGTGGACCGACGATCTCACGGCCCGCGAGCGGGTGCGGGAGATCGCGACGACGCTCACCAGTCCGCGATCCGTCGAGTGGGTCCGCGAGGAGGCGCAGGTATCCTCGTGGCAGACTGCAAAGGACGAACTGGAGATGCTCGTCCAGTTCGGTCAGGTGCAGGCGATCGACGGGGACGACGGGAACACGAAGTACGCGCCCAACTACCAGCGTCGGTACTTCGACGAACTCGCCGAGCTCATCAACGATCACGCGCGGGACGAGCTTCGCGAGCAGATCGCGGACGTGCAGGCGGAGATCGACGAGTGGAAATCGGAGTTCGAGGTCGAGTCGAGAGACGAACTGGAGTCGACGCTCGCCGAGGAGGGGCTCTCCGGCGAAGAGGTTCGGCGCCGCAACGAGATCCTCCGGCAGTGGGAGCGATACGAGGATAACAAGCGGCTCCTGCAACACGCCCTCGAACTGTACGACGACGCCCGGTCGCTCCATCCCGGTGCGGACGATCCATCGAACTCGTCGCTGTCGGTCTCCCAGTAG
- a CDS encoding DUF4097 family beta strand repeat-containing protein, giving the protein QQTEETHTFDVADLDELTLRNGVGDVSVAAEDRSDVRVRAVTRAANEDHFDSISLVEQRSGGTLALSVDNEIDSVLLGSPPSMDLDVAVPSDLRVADVKTDTGDVEIEGTSGALNLETDTGDGVVRSVEGAVDATTETGDLTIRSSTSVSGVETETGDAEIDVAALDGDARLETETGDVDAALAASLDARVVVRTETGDVTSGGLDFSDLESGEHRLEGTLGEGSNELTIETETGDVTLSGL; this is encoded by the coding sequence CCAACAGACCGAGGAGACGCACACGTTCGACGTCGCCGACCTCGACGAACTGACGCTCCGGAACGGCGTCGGCGACGTGAGCGTCGCCGCCGAAGACCGGTCCGACGTCCGGGTGCGCGCGGTCACGCGCGCCGCGAACGAGGATCACTTCGATTCGATCAGCCTGGTCGAACAGCGATCGGGCGGCACGCTCGCGCTCTCGGTCGACAACGAGATCGACAGCGTGCTGCTGGGCTCGCCGCCGTCGATGGACCTCGACGTCGCCGTCCCGTCCGACCTGCGCGTCGCCGACGTCAAGACGGACACCGGGGACGTCGAGATCGAAGGAACGAGCGGCGCGCTGAACCTCGAAACGGACACCGGCGACGGCGTCGTGCGGAGCGTCGAGGGCGCCGTCGACGCGACCACCGAGACCGGCGACCTGACGATCCGGAGCTCAACGAGCGTCTCCGGCGTCGAGACCGAAACGGGCGACGCCGAGATCGACGTGGCGGCGCTCGACGGCGACGCACGACTCGAAACCGAGACCGGCGACGTCGACGCGGCGCTCGCGGCGTCGCTCGACGCCCGCGTTGTCGTCCGGACCGAGACCGGCGACGTCACATCCGGCGGGCTGGACTTCTCGGACCTGGAGAGCGGCGAGCACAGACTGGAGGGGACGCTCGGTGAGGGCTCGAACGAGTTGACGATCGAGACGGAGACGGGCGACGTGACGCTCTCGGGGCTGTGA
- a CDS encoding ORC1-type DNA replication protein, with product MADDPEEGMLSWDESVFRDEHVFEIDYVPETFKHRESQMRSLKYALRPAVRGSRPLNAMVRGPPGTGKTTSVQKLFGELAAQTDVATIRVNCQVNATRYSVFSRLFEGVFDYEPPTSGISFKKLFNQITDRLVEDDEVLVVALDDVNYLFYENEASDTLYSLLRAHEEHSGAKIGVIVISSDPELDVIDSLDSRVQSVFRPEEVYFNRYGEGEIADILGERVKRGFHDGVVSTDVLDEVAKLTAESGDLRVGIDLLRRAGLNAEMRASRTVSVQDVEDAFEKSKFIHLSRNLQNLSESETELVEVIAEHDGDQAGDVYEVFHERTELGYTRYSEIVNKLEKLGIIDAEYAEIDGRGRSRALSLEYDPEAVLDRLE from the coding sequence ATGGCCGACGACCCCGAAGAGGGGATGCTGTCCTGGGACGAGTCGGTGTTCCGGGACGAGCACGTCTTCGAGATAGACTACGTCCCCGAGACGTTCAAGCACCGCGAGAGCCAGATGCGCAGTCTCAAGTACGCGCTGCGCCCGGCGGTGCGCGGGTCGCGGCCGCTCAACGCGATGGTGCGCGGGCCGCCCGGCACCGGCAAGACCACCTCGGTCCAGAAACTGTTCGGCGAGCTGGCCGCCCAGACGGACGTGGCGACGATCCGGGTGAACTGCCAGGTCAACGCGACGCGGTACTCGGTGTTCTCTCGACTATTCGAGGGCGTGTTCGACTACGAGCCGCCGACCAGCGGCATCTCGTTCAAGAAGCTGTTCAACCAGATCACCGACCGGCTCGTCGAGGACGACGAGGTGCTCGTCGTGGCGCTCGACGACGTGAACTACCTGTTCTACGAGAACGAGGCCAGCGACACCCTCTATTCGCTGCTGCGCGCCCACGAGGAACACAGCGGCGCGAAGATCGGCGTGATCGTCATCTCCTCGGACCCCGAGCTCGACGTGATCGATTCGCTGGACAGCCGCGTCCAGAGCGTGTTCCGGCCCGAGGAGGTGTACTTCAACCGCTACGGCGAGGGCGAGATCGCCGACATCCTCGGCGAGCGCGTGAAACGCGGGTTCCACGACGGCGTCGTCTCGACCGACGTGCTGGACGAAGTCGCGAAACTGACCGCCGAGAGCGGCGACCTCCGCGTCGGCATCGACCTGCTGCGCCGCGCGGGGCTGAACGCCGAGATGCGCGCGAGCCGCACCGTCTCGGTCCAGGACGTCGAGGACGCCTTCGAGAAGTCGAAGTTCATCCACCTCTCGCGGAACCTCCAGAACCTCTCGGAGAGCGAGACGGAACTCGTCGAGGTGATCGCCGAGCACGACGGCGATCAGGCCGGCGACGTCTACGAGGTGTTCCACGAGCGCACCGAACTGGGCTACACCCGCTACTCCGAGATCGTCAACAAGTTAGAGAAGCTCGGCATCATCGACGCCGAGTACGCCGAGATCGACGGCCGGGGACGCTCGCGGGCGCTGTCGCTGGAGTACGACCCCGAAGCCGTGCTGGATCGGCTGGAGTAA
- a CDS encoding MutS-related protein — MEFESIPGVGAKTAAALAELDDPERALETGDVAALAEAPGVTQGRAARIARGAIRREHDDDGDFLATDRAREVYREVLGLLQDRTVTRYAEARLETFYPSGARSRIEEVREFAREAIEREADDAAIDALDGVEPLSEPSNVTVRDRCLATTDAERYRAATDAMPELSVEVVEDARGLAELARGYATVIAIDETFAGVDVEGDVRVEPDALEKPAEIVPERALAFFAENRDRIRAAIDVHRASDLDPDADLDALESALERLDADGTPAGDEELERLERAVDDLDAAAGTSESVANDRLRESIREQDVTVEGSDLLSLVEQGAGVDSLLSRELADEYAAAVEAARENLIDALDLDSGEAEIARRAFGEDPTFPVERDEDVISRLREELQAARDRRATRLKKELARDLADERETAQRLVRAALELDVELAVARFAADFDCAMPEIVEPAATDGGASATQRARERAGGVAIEAGRSPLLDVPIEEVDPVDYEVGGVALLSGVNSGGKTSTLDLVATVVILAQMGLPVPAEDAEIALFEDLHYHAKTQGTLDAGAFESTVREFADLATGGAGSLVLVDELESITEPGASAKIIAGILEALHENGATAVFVSHLAGEIRETADFAVTVDGIEAEGLVDGELQVNRSPVKDHLARSTPELIVEKLAGERDSEFYEELLEKFE, encoded by the coding sequence ATGGAGTTCGAGTCGATCCCGGGCGTCGGAGCGAAGACCGCCGCGGCGCTGGCCGAGCTCGACGACCCGGAGCGGGCCCTCGAGACGGGCGACGTCGCCGCGCTGGCCGAGGCGCCGGGCGTCACGCAGGGGCGGGCCGCCCGCATCGCGCGCGGCGCGATCCGGCGCGAGCACGACGACGACGGCGACTTCCTCGCGACCGACCGGGCGCGCGAGGTGTACCGCGAAGTGCTCGGGCTGCTGCAGGATCGGACGGTCACGCGCTACGCCGAGGCGCGCCTGGAGACGTTCTACCCCTCCGGCGCCCGCTCGCGGATCGAGGAGGTCCGCGAGTTCGCCCGCGAGGCGATCGAGCGCGAGGCCGACGACGCCGCGATCGACGCGCTGGACGGCGTCGAACCGCTGAGCGAGCCCAGTAACGTCACGGTGCGCGATCGCTGTCTCGCGACGACCGACGCCGAACGCTATCGAGCGGCGACCGACGCGATGCCCGAGCTGAGCGTCGAGGTCGTCGAGGACGCCCGCGGGCTCGCGGAGCTGGCGCGGGGGTACGCGACGGTGATCGCGATCGACGAGACGTTCGCCGGCGTCGACGTCGAGGGCGACGTGCGCGTCGAACCGGACGCCCTGGAGAAGCCCGCCGAGATCGTCCCCGAGCGCGCGCTGGCCTTCTTCGCCGAGAATCGCGACCGGATCCGGGCGGCGATCGACGTCCACCGGGCGTCGGATCTCGATCCCGACGCCGACCTCGACGCGCTGGAGAGTGCGCTGGAGCGGCTGGACGCCGACGGCACGCCGGCCGGCGACGAGGAGCTCGAACGGCTGGAGCGGGCGGTCGACGACCTCGACGCCGCCGCGGGAACCTCCGAGTCGGTCGCCAACGACCGGCTCCGCGAGTCGATCCGCGAGCAGGACGTCACCGTCGAGGGCTCGGACCTGCTCTCGCTCGTCGAGCAGGGCGCCGGCGTCGACTCGCTGCTCTCGCGGGAGCTGGCCGACGAGTACGCCGCCGCGGTCGAAGCGGCCCGCGAGAACCTGATCGACGCGCTCGACCTGGACTCGGGCGAAGCCGAGATTGCCCGCCGCGCGTTCGGCGAGGACCCCACGTTTCCGGTCGAGCGCGACGAGGACGTCATCTCGCGGCTGCGCGAGGAGCTCCAGGCGGCCCGCGACCGGCGCGCGACCCGGCTCAAAAAGGAGCTCGCGCGCGATCTCGCCGACGAGCGCGAGACCGCCCAGCGACTGGTCCGGGCGGCGCTCGAACTGGACGTCGAGCTCGCCGTCGCGCGGTTCGCCGCCGATTTCGACTGCGCGATGCCCGAGATTGTCGAGCCGGCAGCGACCGATGGTGGTGCGAGCGCAACTCAGCGAGCACGCGAGCGCGCCGGCGGCGTCGCCATCGAGGCCGGGCGCTCGCCGCTGCTCGACGTCCCGATCGAGGAGGTCGACCCCGTCGACTACGAGGTCGGCGGCGTCGCGCTGCTGTCGGGCGTGAACAGCGGCGGGAAGACGTCGACGCTGGATCTGGTCGCGACCGTGGTGATCCTCGCGCAGATGGGGCTGCCCGTGCCCGCCGAGGACGCCGAAATCGCGCTGTTCGAGGATCTGCACTACCACGCCAAGACCCAGGGAACCTTAGATGCCGGCGCGTTCGAGAGCACGGTCCGGGAGTTCGCCGACCTCGCGACGGGCGGGGCTGGCAGCCTCGTGCTCGTGGACGAACTCGAGAGCATCACCGAGCCCGGCGCGAGCGCGAAGATCATCGCAGGTATTCTGGAAGCGCTCCACGAGAACGGCGCGACGGCGGTGTTCGTCTCCCACCTCGCGGGCGAGATCCGCGAGACCGCCGACTTCGCGGTGACCGTCGACGGCATCGAGGCCGAGGGGCTGGTCGACGGCGAGCTGCAGGTGAACCGCTCGCCGGTCAAGGATCACCTCGCGCGCTCGACGCCGGAGCTGATCGTCGAGAAACTCGCCGGAGAGCGCGACAGCGAGTTCTACGAGGAGTTGCTCGAAAAGTTCGAGTAG
- a CDS encoding MEDS domain-containing protein, producing MDQSVRDGDSEFPETTRTVADFRADLGRTDLARHLALFYRSQDTQLQVAAAFVDHGLQTGHRCLYLADVNDLDRIETALRAAGVDVDARVAAGDLVLRDAADVYLDTGFDPEGMIETLTEGCEGCVEDGYDGLWVAGENSWCFHTNVSFDHILDFEATFDAVAPELPVTALCQYDLSQFGERSTAKALWTHRQIVYRNAICENPFYVPPEEYRTEDDRHRNARLMLEQAYSLTEARREVDRREQRLNVVNRVLRHNIRNDLNVVRGVLENLRGNEAIDAAERAELDAALGSVDAVVAMAEKARYVQRTIRDTAVERTPLATLIERAVDDVADAYPDGEVSVSEVPDCSVLADQRLDRALFEALANAIVYQHEEPPVVALDVSTPSADVVRIDVRDPGPSIPVAEREAVLGGEETALEHGSGLGLWLVKWFVENAHGTLSFPDTGQSEGHLRIDLQRVG from the coding sequence ATGGATCAGTCCGTTCGAGACGGCGACTCGGAGTTCCCCGAGACGACTCGGACCGTCGCCGACTTCCGCGCCGATCTCGGGCGGACTGATCTCGCTCGTCACCTCGCGCTGTTCTACCGCTCGCAGGATACCCAGTTGCAGGTCGCCGCGGCGTTCGTCGACCACGGGCTCCAGACGGGCCACCGCTGTCTGTACCTGGCGGACGTCAACGACCTCGATCGGATCGAGACGGCGCTGCGGGCCGCCGGGGTCGATGTCGACGCCCGGGTCGCGGCGGGCGACCTCGTGCTCCGGGACGCCGCCGACGTGTACCTCGACACCGGGTTCGACCCGGAGGGGATGATCGAAACCCTGACCGAGGGCTGCGAGGGGTGCGTCGAGGACGGGTACGATGGTCTGTGGGTCGCGGGCGAGAACTCCTGGTGTTTCCACACGAACGTCTCGTTCGATCACATCCTCGACTTCGAGGCGACGTTCGACGCCGTCGCCCCCGAGCTCCCGGTGACGGCGCTGTGCCAGTACGACCTCTCGCAGTTCGGCGAGCGCTCGACCGCCAAGGCGCTGTGGACCCACCGTCAGATCGTCTATCGGAACGCGATCTGCGAGAACCCCTTCTACGTCCCGCCCGAGGAGTACCGGACGGAGGACGACCGGCACCGCAACGCCCGGCTCATGCTCGAGCAGGCGTACTCGCTGACCGAGGCGCGCCGAGAGGTCGATCGCCGCGAACAGCGTCTGAACGTCGTCAATCGCGTGCTGCGCCACAACATCCGCAACGACCTCAACGTCGTTCGGGGCGTCCTCGAAAATCTCCGCGGGAACGAGGCGATCGACGCCGCCGAGCGGGCGGAGCTCGACGCCGCGCTGGGGAGCGTCGACGCGGTCGTCGCGATGGCCGAGAAGGCCCGGTACGTCCAGCGGACGATCCGCGACACCGCGGTCGAGCGGACGCCGCTCGCGACGCTGATCGAGCGGGCGGTCGACGACGTCGCCGACGCGTACCCGGACGGCGAGGTGAGCGTGTCCGAGGTCCCCGACTGCTCGGTGCTGGCCGACCAGCGCCTCGACAGGGCGCTGTTCGAGGCGCTCGCGAACGCGATCGTCTATCAGCACGAGGAGCCGCCCGTCGTCGCGCTCGACGTCTCGACGCCTTCGGCCGATGTCGTCCGGATCGACGTTCGCGATCCGGGGCCGTCGATCCCGGTCGCCGAGCGCGAGGCGGTGCTCGGCGGCGAGGAGACGGCGCTCGAACACGGGAGCGGGCTGGGGCTCTGGCTCGTGAAGTGGTTCGTCGAAAACGCCCACGGGACGCTGTCGTTCCCCGACACGGGCCAGTCGGAGGGGCACCTCCGCATCGATCTCCAGCGGGTCGGATGA
- a CDS encoding pro-sigmaK processing inhibitor BofA family protein yields the protein MASLKPLFINAIVGLVILVVANVAGLAVQISLATLLICTIVGVPGAILVVLLALFDVAFAATVVPVLAG from the coding sequence ATGGCATCCCTGAAACCGCTATTTATCAACGCGATCGTCGGCCTCGTGATCCTGGTCGTGGCGAACGTCGCCGGACTGGCCGTTCAGATATCGCTCGCCACGCTGCTGATCTGTACGATCGTCGGCGTTCCCGGGGCGATCCTCGTGGTGCTGCTCGCGCTGTTCGACGTCGCCTTCGCCGCGACCGTCGTCCCGGTGCTGGCGGGGTAA
- a CDS encoding helix-turn-helix domain-containing protein, protein MAIEASFTIDQSEFPLSGIFEELPDATVELDRVVPTDEAVIPYFWIHAEGIGGFETDLADDAGVRDVAIIDEVEDQIFLRIEWDLSRESVLTAMVDTPVALLSGIGDERRWTFEVRSADQEGVSEFQAYCRKRDISIELTELHALSSLRSDREYDLTDGQQRALVLAYTRGYFDSPREATQRDLADELGISHQAVSSRLQRGIRRLVASTLVAND, encoded by the coding sequence ATGGCGATCGAAGCGTCGTTTACGATCGACCAGTCCGAGTTTCCGTTGAGCGGCATTTTCGAGGAGTTGCCCGACGCGACCGTCGAACTGGACCGGGTCGTTCCGACTGACGAAGCCGTCATCCCCTACTTCTGGATCCACGCCGAGGGAATCGGCGGATTCGAGACCGATCTGGCCGACGACGCCGGGGTGCGCGACGTCGCGATCATCGACGAGGTCGAGGACCAGATCTTCCTCCGCATCGAGTGGGATCTCTCCCGCGAGAGCGTTCTGACCGCGATGGTCGACACGCCCGTCGCGCTCCTCTCGGGGATCGGCGACGAGCGCCGGTGGACGTTCGAGGTCCGGAGCGCCGACCAGGAGGGCGTCTCCGAGTTCCAGGCGTACTGCCGGAAGCGCGACATCTCGATCGAGCTCACCGAACTCCACGCCCTGTCGTCGCTCCGGTCGGACCGCGAGTACGACCTGACCGACGGCCAGCAGCGGGCGCTCGTGCTGGCGTACACTCGGGGCTACTTCGACTCGCCGCGCGAGGCCACGCAGCGCGACCTCGCGGACGAACTCGGAATCTCCCATCAGGCGGTCTCTTCGCGGTTACAGCGGGGCATCCGGCGGCTCGTGGCGAGCACGCTCGTCGCGAACGACTGA
- a CDS encoding HalOD1 output domain-containing protein, with product MGASLVGSIESIEFCNDEGVFRASYDGSRDRASMAVLAVIAAAERCDPLDLPPLYSATDVDALDRLFRASGGGSASFHYDEFDVTVFDDGTIEVERDYS from the coding sequence ATGGGCGCCAGCCTGGTGGGGTCGATAGAGTCTATCGAGTTCTGCAATGACGAAGGTGTGTTCCGCGCGAGTTACGACGGCTCGCGCGATCGGGCCAGCATGGCCGTGCTCGCGGTGATCGCCGCCGCGGAGCGCTGCGATCCTCTCGACTTGCCGCCGCTGTACTCCGCGACGGACGTCGACGCTCTCGATCGGCTGTTCAGAGCCTCGGGCGGCGGCAGCGCGTCCTTCCACTACGACGAATTCGACGTGACTGTCTTCGACGATGGAACGATCGAGGTCGAACGGGACTACTCGTGA